From the Malus domestica chromosome 17, GDT2T_hap1 genome, one window contains:
- the LOC139193406 gene encoding uncharacterized protein, producing the protein MPGLDRILVQHELRIKPGCKPFRQPPRRFSTEVQLGIKDEIVKLLNAGFIRTARYIEWLANIVPVLKKNEALHICIDFRNLNLATPKDAYPMPISDLLIDAAAHHDMLSFMDGHAGYNQIFIDEVDVHKTAFRCPGALGTYEWVALATPPVLVPPRRDKPLKLYISRAEESIGCLLAQDTNAGREQAIFYLSRNLNTPDINYSPVEKLCLALFFAKSKLQHYMLPFVTQVIAQTDVIRYMLTRPIVKGRIGEWTLALSEFSLQYVPQKVVKGQALADFLAQHPSPYGFASNDVEIEMVGTHDNYWTMYFNGSSTSTSASVGVVIKSPHQHCWFFSLKLDFDYTNNQAEYEALVIGLSVHHDLRAARALIFGDLELVINQLNGTFRCMSCILAPYHMVASYLTVSR; encoded by the exons ATGCCTGGCCTTGATCGAATCCTTGTCcagcatgaattacgtatcaAACCTGGTTGCAAGCCTTTTCGACAACCTCCTcgacgattctcgaccgaagtacaactcggcataaaagatgaaattgttAAACTTTTAAATGCCGGGTTTATTCGAACTGCTCGATACatcgaatggttggcgaatattgtACCAGTGCTAAAGAAAAATGAGGCCTTACACATTTGCATTGATTTTCGAAATCTGAATTTGGCAACACCTAAAGATGCATATCCCATGCCAATTTCAGATTTGCTAATCGACGCCGCGGCTCATCATGACATGCTGTCTTTCATGGATGGACATGCTGGTTATAACCAGATATTTATTGACGAGGTCGATGTTCATAAAACTGCTTTCCGCTGCCCGGGGGCACTTGGAACCTACGAGTGG GTTGCTCTTGCAACTCCGCCCGTCCTCGTACCGCCTCGACGTGATAAACCCCTTAAGCTTTACATTTCAAGGGCCGAAGAATCCATCGGGTGCCTCCTCGCACAAGATACTAATGCTGGGCGAGAACAAGCTATTTTCTATCTCAGCCGAAACCTCAATACTCCCGACATCAATTATTCACCCGTTGAGAAGCTTTGCTTGGCTTTGTTTTTCGCCAAATCAAAACTCCAGCACTATATGCTCCCATTCGTTACTCAGGTCATCGCCCAGACAGATGTCATTCGATATATGCTTACTCGACCAATAGTCAAAGGCCGAATTGGGGAATGGACATTGGCACTATCTGAGTTTAGTCTGCAGTATGTCCCACAAAAAGTCGTCAAAGGACAAGCGCTTGCTGATTTCTTAGCTCAACACCCTTCTCCATATGGGTTCGCAAGCAACGACGTTGAAATCGAAATGGTGGGAACACATGACaattattggacgatgtattttaaTGGTTCTAGTACGTCGACATCGGCCAGCGTGGGGGTTGTAattaagtctccacaccaacaTTGTTGGTTCTTTTCCCTCAAGTTAGATTTCGATTATACCaacaatcaggccgaatacgaagcccttgttATCGGCCTTAGCGTGCATCATGATTTACGCGCCGCTCGTGCCCTCATCTTCGGTGATTTGgagcttgtgattaaccaactcaatGGAACTTTTCGGTGCATGAGTTGCATTCTGGCGCCCTatcacatggttgccagctacTTGACGGTATCACGTTGA